CAGAGGTGGTGtcaccttggggggggggggaacagcagGGGGGGACTCCAGAGGCGGTGTCACctggggggggcacggggacagcAGGGGGCACTCCAGAGGTGGtgtcacctgggggggggggggggggcactggggggatTCCAGAGGCAGtgtcacctggggggggggggggaacagcagGGGGGGACTCCAGAGGTGGTGTCACCTGGGGGGAACACTGTGGGGGGGGAGGATGACGATGACACAGTGGGGGGGACACctggggggacaccggggggactCCAGAGGCAGTGCCACCTggaggggggacactgggggaatCCAGAGGCAGTGTCACgtgggggggggaacgacacTGGGGGGACTTCAGAGGTGGTGTCAcctgggggaggacagcaggGGGACTCCAGAGGTGGtgtcacctggggggggggggaacagcagGGGGGGACTCCAGAGGCGGTGTCACCTGGGGGGACACACTGGGGGGGGACAACACTGGGGGAATCCAGAGGCAGcgtcacctgggggggggggggggacaccgggggggggaACGACACTGGGGGGACAGACTCCAGAGGCAGTGTCACCtgggggggacagcagggggACTCCAGAAGCCCTGCCCCATAGGGCCATGGGGACCCCAGAAGCCactccccatggggctgcagggaccTCTGGACCCTGGTCCCTATGGGCTAGGGGGACCCCCAGAGCCAGTCTCTATGGGGCCATGGAGACCCCCAGAGCCTGGTCCCTATGGGGCTATAGGAACCCCCAGAGCCGggtccctgctgggacccccagaGCCCTGTCCCTGTAGAGCCATGGGGACCCCCAGAGCCCAGTCCCTGTGGGGCTCCGGGCACCCTCGGAGCCTGACCTCTATGGGGCTGTAGGGACCCACAGACCCCAGTCCCTATGGGACCCCCAGAGCCTGGTACCTATGGGGCTATGGGGACCCCCAGAGCCACTCTCTATAGGACCCCAAGACCCTGGTCCCTATGGGACCCCCAGAGCCCAGTCCCTAATGGGACTCCCTGAGCCTGGCCTATGGGCTACAGGGACCCCCAGAGCCTGGTGTCTATAGGGCCATGTGGACCCCCAGAGCCTGGTCCCTATGGGGCTATAGGGACCCCCACAGCCACTCTCTATAGGACCCCAGAGCCTGATCCCTATGGGGACCCTCAGAGCTCAGTGTCTATGGGGCTGTAGGGACCCCCCCAGAGCCAGTCTCTATGGGGCTATAGGGACCCCCAGAGCTGCTCTCTATAGGACCCCCAGAGCCTGGTCCCTATGGGGACCCCCAGAACCTGATCCCTATCGAGCTGCAGGGACCCCCAGAGCCTGGTCCCtatgggggggctgtggggaccctCAGAGCCCAGTCCCTATGGGCTATAGGGATCCCCACAGCCACTCTCTGTAGGACCCCAGAGCCTGATCCCTATGGGGACCCTCAGAGCTCGGTGTCTATGGGGCTGTAGGGACCCCCAGAGCCAGTCCCTATGGGCTATAGGGACCCCCAGAGCTGCTCTCTATAGGACCCCCAGAACCTGGTGTCTATAGGGCTGTAGGGACCCCCAGAGCCTGGTCCCTCTGGGGACCCCCAGCACCGTCCCAGTAGTGCCCCGagcccccatccccccccagacACGTGGCCATGCCAGGCCCAGGGGCCACCAGCCCGGGGGGCCGAGccggctgggaccccccccatcgCCTCCGCCGCCAATGCCACCGCACGGGACAGACAGCGGGTgcccaccctgggctgggggacacacactcacacacacactcacacacgacaccaccccccccccccccagtgctgccggggtggggggcacccagccctgcccccccccctaCCTGCTGCCACCGCCAGggccggggacacggggacgctgTCACTTCCGCACACCGGGCGTGCGAACGCCGCCGGCTCCCGACCTTTACACCCTGACTaatgcctgcccccccccccccccaaccaccacggagggggggggggggggagtgccAGAGGTGCCCCCACCcaacccctccagcccccccagcgcatcccccaccaccaccttttcttttccccctaaaTCCCACTGAATTTTAAGCCAGGTTTAGTGATTTGGCTTAAATTCGCGcttgcccccgccccccccccccccaaaggctGGGGACAgcggaggggggggacacacatggtGGCCctgtctgccccccccccccatccctttcccACTGCGATTAATGCCTTAAGAGGGATTTTGGCCACCAAAGCCGGTTCTGCGCCGTAACCCCTTGGTGCctggtcctgggggggggggtgtgtgtctgtgtgtgtgacagccccggggggggtcgccagctcctgcctcttggcgaggggggggggtgtcccttccccccggccccgtggggggggtccctgctgacGGTTGGGTTGGGGTCGGATCCCACCTGTGCAGCGCCAagcgatggcggggggggggtcattggcagcatggggaagtagTGTGTGTGGGGGGCTGGTGTCTGGGGGGGCCCTGAGAGAGGGGGGTCGCTtctgggggggggtctgggtgggCCCTGTGAGGGTGTGGGGGGGGAGCTGTTGCTAGGGAGGGGTCTGAGGGGGGTCCCTGGGAGGGTCTAGGGGGTGTTTTGCTGCTGTGGGGGGGTTCCATGGGGGCCCTGTGAAGCTCTCGAGGGGGGAGTTGTTGCTgttgggggggtctgggggggtccctgtgaGGCTCCAGGGTGGGGAGTTGTTGCtggtgggggtctgggggggcccTGTGAGAGTCTGGAGGGGGCTTTGttgctggggaggggtctgggggggcccTGGTAGGGTCTAGGTGGTGTTTTGCTGCTGCGGGGGGGTTCCGTGGGGGCCCTGGAGGCTCtcgcgggggggtggggagttGTTGCTgttgggggggggctgggtggTCCCTGTGAGGATCTTGGGGGGGGAGTTGTTGCTGGGGGGGAGTCTGGGGGGGGCCTGTGAGAGTCTGGGggggctttgctgctggggaggggtctggggggggccCTGGGAGGTTCTCGAGGGGGGAGTTGTTGCTgttgggggggtctggggggtcccTGTGAGGATCTGGGGGGGGGGCCGGTGTTGCTGGGGTGGGCTCTGTGGGGGCTCTGTGAGGGTCTGGAGGAGGGGGTTGCTGccggggggggccctgggggagCCTTTGAGGGTCTGGGGTGTGTTTTGCtgctgcgggggggggtgtccatgGGGGCCCTGTGAAGCTCTGGGGGGGAGGTTGctgctgggggggtctggggggcccGGTGAGGGGTTCTGGggggggctttgctgctgccgggggggggattggggggtcCCTGTGAAGCTCTGGGCGGGGAGTTGTTGCCGCGGGGGGGTCTGGAGGGGTCTCTGTGAGGatccggggggtggggggggggtggggttcGCTGCTGTGGGGGGTCCGTGGGGGCCCTGTGAAGGTCTGGGGGGTGTTTtcttgctgggggtggggggggggagattCCGTGGGGTCCCTCTgagggtcggggggggggtgtttgctCCTGGGGGCGGGTCCCTATGAGGctcggggcgggggtgggggggtcgctACTGGTGGTTCGACGGGGCCCCCGGTCCTTCCTGCACAGCCccggttgcggggggggggggacgacgacgacgacaCGGGAGTGTTGGGGGTCCCGCATGGCCCTCGGGGGGGGTCCCAAGAAGGGACGGGGGGTGTGTGTCTCTCTGGGGGGGGTCCTGCATGACTCTAGGGGGGGGGCATCGGTCCAAGGAGTCCCCTACAGAGCCCAGGGGGGGCCcgtagggctgggggggggggggggggcgttccaggggggtcccaaggggctgaggggaggggggggggaatggtTGTGGGGGTCCCGCACggccccgggaggggggggggaatgacGCCGGGGGTCCCAGGAGGGGGGGGTcgctgtcgtccccccccccgccaacccggCTCCCGTCgggtccctgcccccccccgcccccgatccatcccccaccccccccgccccgcacctgGAGCCGCTCGGCGCCGGCCGAGCACAAGatggagccggggagggggcgcggagcggggccggcagcgggggctctgcccgggctctgccccccccacaccctgccccggcccggcccccggcccggcccccgccccgccccgccccgccccgccccgccgcctcctccccggggcggggggggggtcagtGGCCCGAAGTGGCCCGAAGTGGCCCGAAGTGCCTCCGCTGCGCCCCTGAAGCATCCCGGTGTGGCCCAAAGTGTCCCCTTTGTGCCCCAAAATGTCCCCCGCTGCGGCCCAAAGCGTCTCcgtcctgtcctctcctgtccCAAAGGACCCCTGCTGCACCCCCTCGCGCCCCAACGTGTCCCTTTGTGCCCTCAAGTGTCCCCTCGTGTCCCAAAATGTCACCGCCCGCAGCCCCGAAGCATCCCTTTGTGCCCCAAATGTCCCCGCTGCAGCCCAAAGTGTCCCCGTggtgtcccctcctgtcccaaaGTACCCCTGCTGCACCCCCTCGCGCCCTAAAGTGTCCCCGTCATGTCCCCTCGTGTCCCAAACTGTCACCATCGCAGCCCCGAAGCATCCCTTTGTGTCCCAAGATGTCCTCGCTGCAGCCCAAAGTGTCCCCGTGGTGTCCCCTCATGTCCCAAAGTACCCCTTGTGCCCTAAAGTGTCCCCTTGTGCCCCAAAGTGTCCCCTCGTGTCCCAAACTGTCACCATCGCAGCCCCGAAGCATCCCTTTGTGTCCCAAGATGTCCTCGCTGCAGCCCAAAGTGTCCCCGTGGTGTCCCCTCATGTCCCAAAGTACCCCTTGTGCCCTAAAGTGTCCCCTTGTGCCCCAAAGTGTCCCCTCGTGTCCCAAACTGTCACCATCGCAGCCCCGAAGCATCCTTTGTGTCCCAAaatgtcccctctgcagcccaaAGTGTCCCCCCTGTCGTATCCCTTCGTGTCCCAAAGTACCCCTGCTGCACCCCCTTGCGCCCTAAAGTGTCCCCTTGTGCCCCAAAGTGTCCCCCCTGCATCCCAAAGGGTCTCCATCATGACCCTTTGTGTCCCAAAGTGTCCCCATTACATCCCAAAGTGTCCCCACCGCACCCCAAAGTGCCCTTGTtgtgtccccaagtgtccccccTGCATCCCAAAGGGTCTCTGTCATGACCCTTTGGTCCCCTTGTGTCCCAAAGTGTCCCCCCTGCATCCCAAAGTTGTCCCCTCTACatcccagccacccccaccctgTCCCAAACCCCTGTCCCATGGTGACCTGCCCTCCTTGTATCCCAAAGCATCGTCACCACGTCCCAAAGCATCCTCCCGTCCCTGCCATGCCCGTCAGCATCCCCGTTATGTCCCCAAGCCTTTCAGTTGTGTCCCTCACTGTCCCTTTTGCGCCCCGTGACTGTCCCACCTGTGTCCCAAATTGTCTCCATCGTGACCCAAAGTGTCCCCACCCCAGAGGGGTGACTCTGGGTGACGGGGGCTCACGTCCCACTGCCacctgctccccccccccgccactctCAGCACCCAACCCTGCTGTCTGTGGTGACACCCGCGGTGACACCTGCAGTGACATGGGGGTGGCGGTGCCAGCCGGGAAAGGTGTCCCAAAGCCCAGGGCACACGGTCACCGTGGTGGCCTGCAGTCTCACCCCTCTGGGGACGCTGCCGTCCCCTCCTCCTCGGGGGGGGGCACATCTTGTCCCCgagggccaccaggagccaagggGCACGGAGCCCCTGCTGTACTGATGGTGTCCCTGGCGATGTCCCCATGATGTGCCACCGACGCCTCGTCCTCGCGGCTGAACGGGCTCTTTATTCAGGAATACGGCGGCTCGTGCCGGACGCCGGCTCCGGCCATGGCACAGCCCGGCTTCTCCCTGCCGGCCCCGCCGGTGGCACCGTCCCCGCGGGCACTGCCCGGCCGTCACCTCTGCCGCTGGCCCCGCCGGGGACCGTGGGGCTCCATCGTGTcccgccccccccaaaccccacgcACCCCCTGGGGTTCAACCTCCCCGGCGGGAGCGGGTGGCAGCGGAGGATGGGGTGCTCGGGATGTCCCCAGCTCCGGCAGCCAGCCCTCGAGCCGCGTCCCGAGCGAGCCGGGCCACCGCGCCGCCTTTCATGGAACCCGCCGTTGCCACCACCCATGGTCCGAGGTGACACGCGGCCGAGTCCTTCCCCTGAGATGCTGCTCCTTCATGTCCCCGGTGCTGGGCTTGTCCCTGCGCGTGTCCCCGAGGGGTTTTTAGCCATCGGGGAAGATGTAGCCGTACTGGTTGAGGATGTGCTCCACCACCTGGTTCTGGAAGACCATGTGCATGGCCATGTTGCCCTCCTCGCTCGCCGGCCGCAGCAGCGTGGGGCCGAAGACGATGGCGATGCTCTGCACCGACATGCGGTTCTCCTCCTTGTACTCGATCACCCTGCGGGGACGAGGGACGGTGTCAGCCGGCACGTCCCCAACCCCAGGCGTTGTCCCCTTTCCTGCCAGCGGGTTGGGTTTGGGGGGGACTGAGGCAGGTGTCACCTGGAGAGGTGGCGGAAAAGGACCTTCATGGTGTCGTGgtgggcgggagggagggagaacaCCAGGTCACGGATGCACCGGCCCCGCCTGGTCGGGTCCTGCATCTCTGTAAGGGGAGGGAAGACATGATGGGATGCCGGCGCCAGAAGCTGGAACATCCATCCctatcccattcccatcccatccccatccctgtgcccgcctcatcccatcccatccccatccccatcccatccctatgcccatcccaccccatccccatgtccatcCCAttgccatccccatcccaacccatacccatcccatccccattcccatcctgccaccatcccatcccatcccatcccatcccatcctgccaTTCttccatcccaacccatcccatccctgtgcccatcccattgccacccccccatcccaatccctgtgcccatcccattgccattccccatcccatcccaaaccccaccctgccaccatcccatccccatcccatccccatccctatgcccatcccatccccatcccatctcatccctgtccccatccccatcctgccaccatcccatccccatcccatcccatcctatcctattccatccccatccccatcctgccaccatcccatccccatccctgtgcccatcccatcccattcccatcccatccccatccctgtgcccatcccatcccattcccatcccatcccatccccatccctgtccccaggcctCACTGATGGCAGCGATGAACTTGTCGAAGTGGCCGAAGGGGACGAGCGGCTCCGGCAGCTCCCTGAAGAAGAGCTTCAGCGCCCCGGTGACAACGTGGATGTCCTCCCAGCGCCCGTCATCCAGGTCCAGGTGCTCgtctgcggggccgggcagcACCTCAGGTGGGTCCCAGAGCCTCGGGGACGGGCGAGggtccccgtccctccctccctccccagccggatccctgtcaccctgcccttggtggtggtggtggtgggggttaTGTCCCATTTGTCACCACCGGTGACCTTACCGTGCTCCACTTTGTAGCGCAGTTTCTGGATGGTGGCCAGGTTGCCGCTGACCCGGTACAGCCCATCGATGTCCAGACCTGGCAGAGGACAAtggagatgggggtggggggggagggcggggggggggaagctcctGGTTAACCACGACCTGCCCCGGGATGTGATACCAGCCACCACGGTGGAGCTCCGGTTTCCCAACGTGTCCCGGCTGTCCCCTGGGAGATGCCCGCAGCCTGGTGGCACGTGGTGACAATGACCGGTACGGCCACGCTGGTGCCCGCAGCAGCCAGCACCGGGATTCCAGGGAAAACCCAACCATCACATTTAAGCTTTCCCCAGAGCTGTCCCCATCCCGGTGTCCCTCAGGTTGTCCCCCTTCCCCGGGTGGTACCTCTCCTCTCCACGGTCTGGATGCACTGCAGGACGAAGCGCGGCACCGTCCCCCGCTCCCGCTCGCACAACGCTTGCAGGGAGCAGCCGAAAATCTGATCTGGAAGAACCAACGGGGACTTGAGCATGGCTGGGGGACACCGTGGCAGGTCCGGGGTGGGGGATAGGGCTGGGGACATGGCAGGAGGGCCCCTCCCCATAAAGGGTGGCCGGAGGTGATGGGACATGCTCAAACCCGTCACCGTGGTGTTGGGTTCAGGGTAGGGCTTGGTCCCCCAACCTTCTGTCCCAGCTCCATTCCCAGCTGTCCCCACCCACCTTCCAGCTTGGGGACACCCCAAGGGGGCAGAGCCCCATCCTCAGCACCCATCCTTGATGCAGCCCCATGCTGGAGAACCCTTCCTTGATGCAGTCCCATCTCAGGACCCACCCTTGATGTagccccatcccagcacccaccCTCGACGTAGCCCCATCCCGGAGAACCCATCCTTGATGTAGCCCCACTCTGAGCACCCACCCCTGAAGGTCCCACCACGAGGAACTCACCCTTGATGTagccccatcccagcacccaccCTTGATGTAGTCCCACCACGAGGAACCTGCCTTTGGTGTAGCCCTATCCTCAGCACCAACCCTAATGTAGCCCCATGCCAGCACCCACCCTTGACGTAGCCCCATCCCAGGGAACCCATCCTTGATGTAGCCCCACCCTGAGCACCTACCCTTGATGTAAccccatcccagcacccaccCTTGATATAGCCCCATCCCAGGGAACCCATCCTTGATGTagccccatcccagcacccaccCTTGATGTAACCCCACCATGGGGAACCCACCCTTGATGTAGCCCCACCATGGGGAACCCACCCTTGATGTAGCCCCCTCCTTGGCGCCCACCCTTGATGTAGCCCCACCATGGGAAACCCACCCTTGATGTAGCCCCCTCCTTGGCACCCACCCTTGATGTAGCCCCGCTCGCGCAGGGACTGCAGCGTCGGCCGCCTCTGCAGGAACTTGCGGAGCTTGTTCCGGACTTTGCTGGAGTCGCTCTCGCCGCCGGCACTGCCCATCGCCTGCCCGGCTGCTGGTGGGGACAGGGCACATGTCACCACGGTCCCAAGGGACCGGGGTGCTCCTGGCATGTCCCACCAccatggggtgctggggacaccacAGGGTGGCCACCCCCTTGCCCGGTGGGTGGTTTTGCCGGTGCCACCCCAGTGCCGGTCGCCGTGCCGGCATGCCCGAGCTCACCTGCCCTCTTCTCCTCGCTGCCCCCCAGCTTCTCCCGGGAGCCGAATTCAGCCCCGCTCTCGGCGTCCTCCTCGCCGGGGAGGTCAGTGGCCTAGGGAAGGGGCAGCGTGAGACCCCCCCGTGCCCGTCCCCAGGGtggcaggggggcggggggggacggcgggCGCCTGCTCACCAGCCTGCCGATGCTGTCGGCGATCGCCTTCTGCCAGGCGGCGATGATCTGCTCCGAGTCGTGCTGGATGAGGAACTCGGAGCCCTCCCGCGTCTTCAGctgcgggagccggggggggcagCGGTCAGGGGCAGGGCCACCGGGCTGCCCACGGAGTGGCCACAACCGCCCGGCTTTGGGGGTCAGGTTGTGGCTGAGAACAGGGCCCAACTCATGACACAGATGCCCCCAAGTATTGCTGTTTGCCGGCGAGCCAGGGCGGCTGGAAACCTTCTCTCCATGCGAAGCCCAAGAGGAAAAACCCCTCTGGGAGGGGGGATGTCCCTTGGTGACTTGTCCCATAGGGAAGGGACAGTGGCCAGCAGCGCAGCGTGTCCCCTTTGCTCCCAGCCCCGGGATGACCCCCATCGTCCCCACCACCACCGACCCCAGCACATCCCCTCCGCGGCTGGTGGGATGAACCGGGTAGGTGCTGGCATTGCCACCTGTGGACCCTGACGAGTGGCCgatgtcccccccaccccccgagcTGTCACCGGGCTCACCTCCAGGACATGCTTCTTGCTGGACTTGTCCTTGCCGGCCCAGGCAAGGGTGGCCCCACGGAGCTCCACCGTGTGCTCGGGGGTGgtcagggtgctggggtgcc
This sequence is a window from Rissa tridactyla isolate bRisTri1 chromosome 19, bRisTri1.patW.cur.20221130, whole genome shotgun sequence. Protein-coding genes within it:
- the ARHGAP27 gene encoding rho GTPase-activating protein 27 isoform X3; protein product: MGERVAGALQRSRSRVSRLLHLGKVRKEPEEPPTPIYLNIQELQEEAAAAGSAPEETGSSVSDWETHTDTDSGRLFYYNPVTGETTWDCPFGQAEDGVRRRGTPPHAGDRRSSQDMYPGVTRYGPMEQRPPTPETDYPDLSPDELEGYPEEDYSPVGSYEQGAAFCLSPRRPEELGSPPAWYGHGHTEGALLSPENFTSDTVPAGGHHHRASSSSSQDSGHFAWHGTVSPALGLKEEKFKSLEKAGVLNRTKMVDRGKRLRKNWSSSWTVLEGGILTFFKDSKHSAAGALRHPSTLTTPEHTVELRGATLAWAGKDKSSKKHVLELKTREGSEFLIQHDSEQIIAAWQKAIADSIGRLATDLPGEEDAESGAEFGSREKLGGSEEKRAAAGQAMGSAGGESDSSKVRNKLRKFLQRRPTLQSLRERGYIKDQIFGCSLQALCERERGTVPRFVLQCIQTVERRGLDIDGLYRVSGNLATIQKLRYKVEHDEHLDLDDGRWEDIHVVTGALKLFFRELPEPLVPFGHFDKFIAAIKMQDPTRRGRCIRDLVFSLPPAHHDTMKVLFRHLSRVIEYKEENRMSVQSIAIVFGPTLLRPASEEGNMAMHMVFQNQVVEHILNQYGYIFPDG